From Camelina sativa cultivar DH55 chromosome 7, Cs, whole genome shotgun sequence, one genomic window encodes:
- the LOC104703561 gene encoding ervatamin-B-like, which translates to MDMASSIFIFILTILFSYNTSVATSRGGLFEASAVEKHEQWMARFHRVYTNVSEKRNRFAIFKKNLEFVQSFNMNKNITYKLDVNEFSDLTDEEFRATHTGLVVPKSINEISASNSEKTVPFRYGNVDTGESMDWRQAGAVTPVKYQGRCGGCWAFSAVAAVEGITKITKGQLVSLSEQQLLDCDRYYNQGCRGGIMSKAFEYIIKNQGITTEDNYPYQESQQTCSSETTQSSSFRAATISGYETVPMNNEEALLQAVSQQPISVGIEGSGAAFRHYSGGIFDGECGTDLHHAVTIVGYGMSEEGIKYWVVKNSWGETWGEDGFMRIKRDVDAPQGMCGLAMLAFYPLA; encoded by the exons ATGGATATGGCGTCAAGTATTTTCATCTTCATTCTAACTATACTTTTCAGTTACAATACTTCGGTAGCCACATCTCGTGGTGGCCTTTTTGAAGCTTCTGCCGTGGAGAAACATGAGCAATGGATGGCTCGTTTCCATCGTGTTTACACCAATGTATCCGAAAAAAGAAATAGGTTTGCTATATTCAAGAAGAATTTGGAGTTTGTTCAGAGCTTCAACATGAACAAGAACATCACGTACAAGTTGGATGTCAACGAGTTCTCTGATCTCACCGACGAAGAATTCAGGGCAACACACACAGGACTAGTTGTACCGAAGAGTATTAACGAAATTTCAGCATCAAATTCCGAGAAAACGGTGCCGTTTAGATATGGTAATGTTGATACCGGAGAGAGCATGGACTGGAGACAAGCGGGGGCCGTTACACCCGTTAAGTATCAAGGCCGATGTg GAGGATGCTGGGCGTTTTCGGCAGTGGCGGCAGTGGAAGGTATCACAAAGATAACTAAAGGCCAGCTCGTATCATTATCCGAGCAACAACTCTTAGATTGTGATAGATACTACAACCAAGGATGTCGTGGAGGGATAATGTCGAAGGCATTCGAGTACATAATCAAAAACCAAGGCATCACCACCGAGGATAACTATCCATATCAAGAATCACAACAAACTTGCAGCTCAGAAACTACCCAATCATCTTCTTTCCGTGCCGCTACAATCAGCGGATACGAGACAGTTCCAATGAATAATGAGGAAGCGTTGTTACAAGCGGTGTCTCAACAGCCTATTTCCGTGGGGATAGAAGGGTCGGGGGCTGCGTTTAGGCACTATTCGGGTGGGATATTTGATGGAGAGTGTGGGACGGATTTGCATCATGCCGTCACGATTGTTGGTTATGGAATGAGTGAAGAAGGGATTAAGTATTGGGTGGTGAAGAATTCATGGGGGGAAACTTGGGGAGAAGATGGTTTCATGAGGATCAAGAGAGACGTGGATGCACCCCAAGGAATGTGTGGTTTGGCGATGCTTGCTTTCTATCCTCTTGCTTGA
- the LOC104703562 gene encoding glycine-rich protein 23-like, producing the protein MFYIFLLSLLNHTQIQTVGSLDQASLSSIDLKRHDHFTVETMLFPSDFVRRQLAGGGGSSGGGGGRGGSSGGGSSGGGSRGGGGGGARGGGSSNRGGGGGSGGNKGGKGGGGGGGRGGRGNGDVEDGDSGGGSGNSGNTRGEGQQVPVVPGGRFPSDGVQIQYSLALFIFTACLVII; encoded by the coding sequence atgttttatatattccTCCTATCCCTCCTCAATCATACGCAAATCCAAACCGTTGGTTCACTTGATCAAGCCTCTCTCTCATCTATTGATCTAAAACGTCATGATCACTTTACTGTAGAAACGATGTTGTTTCCTAGTGATTTTGTGCGAAGACAGCTAGCTGGTGGAGGTGGTAGcagcggtggtggtggcggtcGAGGTGGTTCTTCAGGTGGAGGCAGTAGTGGTGGAGGAAGTCGcggaggaggaggcggtggcGCAAGGGGAGGAGGAAGCTCAAACCGTGGTGGCGGTGGTGGATCCGGAGGAAATAAGGGTGGCAAAGGTGGAGGGGGTGGCGGAGGCCGTGGCGGTCGCGGTAATGGTGATGTAGAGGATGGTGATAGTGGAGGCGGTAGCGGAAATAGTGGGAACACTAGAGGTGAAGGACAACAAGTTCCCGTAGTTCCAGGTGGCAGATTTCCAAGCGATGGTGTCCAAATTCAATATTCTTTAGCATTGTTCATCTTCACGGCATGTTTAGTTATCATTTAG
- the LOC104703563 gene encoding uncharacterized protein LOC104703563: MAWQLNFLSLFLFSAALSSCVVVYASHAHVEGKVSCFDCPSDYDYSGITVRVSCSHMNTRFTVTTDKKGEFMSELPSRVKSNCEAELQGSFKQLYAFKNNAKSKIVKLGGDKYGLSSKLIFLKSCPRSLGPFGSSKTVDFPVPPEWGLAPTSYYVPFFPIIGIP; the protein is encoded by the exons ATGGCTTGGCAGTTAAATTTCTTATCTTTGTTCCTTTTCTCGGCAGCTCTCTCATCTTGCGTCGTGGTATATGCTTCACACGCACACGTCGAAGGAAAAGTCTCTTGTTTCGATTGTCCCAGCGATTATGATTACTCAG GGATTACGGTCAGGGTTAGCTGTAGCCATATGAACACACGTTTTACCGTCACAACTGACAAGAAAGGCGAGTTCATGTCGGAACTTCCCTCTAGGGTAAAATCGAACTGTGAAGCGGAACTCCAAGGAAGCTTCAAGCAACTCTATGCTTTCAAAAATAACGCTAAGTCGAAGATTGTTAAGCTCGGGGGTGATAAATATGGTCTCTCTTCAAAGCTGATATTCTTGAAGTCATGCCCAAGAAGCCTCGGCCCTTTTGGTTCATCCAAGACCGTTGATTTTCCTGTTCCTCCCGAGTGGGGGTTGGCCCCTACTAGTTATTACGTTCCTTTCTTCCCCATCATCGGTATCCCATAA
- the LOC104703565 gene encoding proline-rich extensin-like protein EPR1, which translates to MRVPLIDFLRFLVLILSLSGPLVSADATARQHFNRYETDNYGYTPPSPIYGAPPSYPTPPTPTYSPPIYPPPIQQPPTPTYGPPIKPPPIQKPPTPTYSPPVNPPPVQMPPTPTYSPPIKPPPVHKPPTPSYSPPVKPPPVHKPPTPTYSPPVKPPPVQKPPTPTYSPPIKPPPVQKPPTPTYSPPIKPPPVHKPPTPIYSPPIKPPPIQKPPTPIYSPPIKPPPIQKPPTPIYSPPIKPPPVQKPPTPTYSPPVKPPPVHKPPTPTYSPPVKPPPIQKPPTPTYSPPVKPPPVQKPPTPTYSPPVKPPPIQKPPTPTYSPPVKPPPVQKPPTPTYSPPVKPPPIQKPPTPTYSPPIKPPPVHKPPTPTYSPPIKPPPVHQPPPPTYSPPVKPPPVHQPPTPTYSPPVKPPPVQVPPTPTYSPPVKPPPVQVPPTPTYSPPVQPPPVQVPPTPTYSPPVQPPPVQVPPTPTYSPPIKPPPIQLPPTPTTPSPPQGGYGTPPPYAYVLRPIDVSN; encoded by the exons ATGAGAGTCCCACTAATAGATTTCTTGAGATTCTTAGTACTCATTCTTTCTCTTAGTGGCCCTTTAGTTTCTGCAGATGCAACAGCGAGGCAACACTTTAATAGGTATGAAACTGATAACTACGGTTACACACCTCCTTCACCAATTTATGGTGCCCCACCCAGCTACCCAACACCAC CAACACCAACTTACAGTCCTCCGATATATCCACCACCAATACAACAACCTCCGACACCAACTTATGGTCCGCCTATTAAACCACCACCGATACAGAAGCCTCCAACACCAACTTACAGTCCGCCTGTTAACCCCCCACCGGTGCAAATGCCTCCGACACCAACTTACAGCCCTCCGATCAAGCCGCCACCGGTACACAAGCCACCGACACCATCTTACAGTCCTCCAGTCAAACCACCACCGGTGCACAAGCCTCCAACACCAACTTATAGTCCCCCTGTTAAACCTCCACCTGTGCAAAAGCCTCCAACACCAACTTACAGTCCACCTATCAAACCACCACCAGTACAGAAGCCTCCAACACCAACCTACAGTCCCCCGATAAAGCCACCACCGGTGCATAAGCCTCCAACACCAATTTATAGTCCTCCTATTAAGCCACCACCAATTCAAAAGCCTCCCACTCCTATCTATAGTCCCCCTATAAAGCCACCGCCAATACAAAAGCCACCGACGCCAATATACAGCCCCCCAATCAAGCCGCCACCGGTTCAAAAGCCTCCCACGCCAACATATAGTCCCCCTGTAAAGCCACCACCAGTACATAAGCCTCCGACACCAACATACAGTCCACCAGTCAAGCCACCGCCGATACAAAAACCTCCAACACCAACTTATAGCCCACCAGTTAAACCACCACCAGTGCAGAAGCCTCCGACACCTACATACAGTCCACCAGTCAAGCCGCCGCCGATACAAAAACCTCCAACACCAACTTATAGCCCTCCTGTTAAACCACCACCAGTGCAGAAACCTCCGACACCAACATATAGTCCACCTGTCAAGCCACCACCAATACAAAAACCGCCAACACCAACTTATAGTCCACCAATCAAGCCACCACCAGTTCATAAGCCTCCGACTCCAACCTATAGTCCACCTATCAAGCCACCACCAGTGCATCAGCCTCCGCCACCAACATATAGTCCTCCAGTAAAGCCACCACCAGTGCATCAGCCTCCGACACCAACATATAGTCCTCCAGTAAAGCCACCACCAGTGCAAGTGCCTCCAACCCCAACTTATAGTCCTCCTGTAAAACCACCACCAGTACAAGTGCCTCCAACCCCAACTTACAGCCCTCCTGTACAACCACCACCAGTACAAGTGCCTCCAACCCCAACTTACAGCCCTCCTGTACAACCACCACCAGTACAAGTGCCTCCAACACCAACATACAGCCCTCCCATAAAACCACCACCAATACAATTGCCTCCAACACCTACTACTCCATCGCCTCCACAAGGTGGATACGGTACTCCGCCTCCTTATGCATATGTATTGCGTCCTATAGATGTAAGCAATTAG
- the LOC104703566 gene encoding casparian strip membrane protein 3, whose product MDIEKAGSRREEEEPIVQRPKLDKGKGKAHVFAPPMNYSRIMEKHKQEKVGTPGWKRGVAIFDFVLRLIAAITAMAAAAKMATTEETLPFFTQFLQFQADYTDLPTMSSFVIVNSIVGGYLTLSLPFSIVCILRPLAVPPRLFLILCDTAMMGLTMMAASASAAIVYLAHNGNSSSNWLPVCQQFGDFCQGTSGAVVASFIAATLLMFLVILSAFALKRST is encoded by the exons ATGGATATCGAAAAGGCAGGGagcagaagagaagaagaagaacccattgTCCAAAGGCCAAAGCTAGACAAAGGCAAAGGCAAAGCTCATGTGTTTGCTCCTCCTATGAACTACAGTCGGATCATGGAGAAACACAAGCAAGAAAAGGTGGGCACCCCCGGGTGGAAAAGAGGTGTTGCGATCTTCGACTTTGTTCTAAGACTCATCGCAGCCATCACTGCCATGGCTGCTGCAGCAAAGATGGCGACGACGGAAGAGACCCTTCCTTTCTTCACTCAGTTCTTGCAGTTCCAAGCTGACTACACTGATCTACCAACTATGTC atCTTTTGTGATAGTAAACTCAATCGTGGGCGGCTACCTAACCCTCTCATTGCCTTTTTCAATTGTATGTATCCTCCGTCCTCTCGCGGTGCCTCCTAGGCTCTTCCTGATCTTATGTGACACG GCGATGATGGGTCTCACTATGATGGCGGCATCCGCTTCTGCCGCCATAGTTTATTTGGCGCACAACGGGAATTCCAGCTCGAACTGGCTTCCAGTTTGCCAGCAGTTTGGTGACTTTTGCCAAGGAACGAGTGGCGCTGTGGTGGCGTCCTTTATTGCAGCGACTCTACTCATGTTCCTCGTCATCCTTTCTGCTTTTGCTCTCAAGAGATCGACCTGA